The Nicotiana sylvestris chromosome 6, ASM39365v2, whole genome shotgun sequence genomic sequence AAGCGTTCGGTCTTTGTGATTACGCACAatgaatcgaggaaattgaccACAGCACTAGAAATGAAAAGCGAAGAACACATACGGAAGCTCTTCAGCGTCTTACCTATAATGAAGTTGACAATTTACGCTAACATTTGCTCGCCTTCCTTAGAAAATTTTGAAGTGCATGGGACTGCATTATGTAACGAAAATTTTATGTTCTTCTAAGATAGAACAAATCAATAAAATGTGAAAATTATGTTTCTGGTCCCTCTACTTGTAAATTCTTGCAAAAATGATTTATTTGGATCTTATGTGTTTATAACCAAAGGATTTAGGTAATTATACACATCCACAGTGTAAAAGGCATTTTAATTAAGTTGTCATTACTCTGCGACACCAAAATTACGTACCAATTTTACCGGATTGCCAATTAATACATTATCTATAATTATAAATTATCtgattatgtaaatattttatatTGTCTGTACAAAAAACTTAAACTTCTTAACCAAAATATCACAGGaatcagaataaagaaaaattatcacTAACGAAGGGACCAAATTAAAAGCCATTTGGAAAGTCACCTAGGAATTGGATTTGGGTGTAATTGAGTGTAATTATACAGTTTGACATGTTTGTTtggccaagtaattacttggtcaACATGAAATTGGCTGTAATTGGAGGAGTATATTTACATTCTCCAATTCTAAAGAGGGAGGTAAGAATTGGTGGTAATTACACTGTGTAATTGCAATGTTGCTTTCtagtttctttcctttttgttttaattttaatttattttctttataaatttttatttctattattttactttttaatattttatttttacattttaatttctttaaaaattttaaaatatattttctttgtacattatttatcttttatttctctacctTTATTTCTTGTGATTTCATGTAATTGTCTgtattttattattctatttttttgaAACTACAACTCCAAATATTACAAATAATGAGTCATTATCAACCTTGGCATATAATGAGTGatgcaattaaaataaaatctcgTTGTTGAATGTGGCTATAAACTTATTATATATGTTTTCAAATCTTACGTTGTAGTGGAACTTACTATTATTACGTTGGAATTTAACATATGTTAagctatttttttttgaaattttgaaattatGTTATATTCATGGTTCCAATTTTACTTATTTTAGTAGTATTGGCTCACATTGCATGTTGTTCATTTTTTagttagaattgatagattagttttatcaaacatttgaataatgttatgacattatattataaatgttaatttattttatcaaacatggATTCTATGAGGTTCTTATGAAACATatctttttagtttttttaagtatctaaactaaatattattaatttggaatatatataaaaattatttttattatattagttataaatatgtGATTACTAAATAATGTATATTCacgaatattatatatatatatataaatatatataatacttATCATTTATACTTTAAAATTTTTATAgtcatatatttattatattaacttttaagttttgataattacttcatttaaaatttaatctaacTGTGTAATTACACTTATGCAATCAAACAGTAAACTTGTAATTACATTAAAATTACActataacaaacaaacaagtcGTCGTAATTATACAACTGTATAATTACTAGTCTGTATAAATACTACCCTAGTAATTACACCAATTGTAATTACCAGGTGGCTTCCAATCGGATCCTAAGTTGTAGTCATATATTATTTTTTCCTTTAACTTTCACCACCTATTTATTACGTGCCAATGTAGGAAAGAGAAGTGTATATGGAGCCTCTTTAATTTAAACTCTACATAAGTACATCTGGCTCTCTAATTTGTATCAATTCACtagaaaagaagagagaaaaaatggAACTTCATACTATCCTTCTCTTGTGCATCTCCCTTTTTTGCTGGTTCTTCTTTAAAACATATCTCCATTCTAAATCCAGAAAGCTACCCCCTGGTCCTACTGGTTTCCCCATAATCGGTTCACTACTAGAGCTAGGTTCAAAACCTCATCATTCACTAGCCAACCTAGCCAAAATCCATGGCCCTCTCATGACTCTAAAATTAGGTTCAGTCACTACCATAGTAGCCTCCTCACCTGAAACGGCCAAAGAAATCCTCCAAAAACACGATAAAACATTATCAGCACGCACTGTTACCGATGCTATCACCGCTCAACCAAATCCAGAAGCCACCTTAGCTTGGGTCACAGGCGACAAGTGGAGAAACAGAAGAAGAATATGTAGCACACAAATGTTCACTAACCGAAGACTCGATTCTCTCCAAGAAATACGTCACAAGAAGGTTGCACAACTAGTGAATCATATGAGAAAGCAGTGTCAAAGCGGTGCAGCTGTTGACATAGGACGCGTTACTTTCGCGACGACGTTGAATTTAATGTCGAGCACTATTTTCTCTATTGATTTGGTTGACCCGGAATTCCAGACGGTTCAAGAGTTTATGGATTTGGTTGGGATAATTATGGAGGATTCAGTGAAACCTAACTTGTCTGATTATTTCCCGTTTATACGGTGGCTTGATTTACAAGGAGTGAAACGTCATATAAAGCCAGCATATTTAAGGTTGCATGAGATATTTGACCAAGTAATTGAGAAGAGAGTAGAAGATAGAGCGTCAGGGATGAAGAAAACATGCGATTTCTTGGATGTACTACTTGATCAATGTGAAGAAGAAGGGTCTGGATTTGATCGCCAAACTATAAAGCCGCTTATCCTGGTaattgtttttcttctctcttttttttttttttttcctattttcgttttaatttttctttatgtttaagcgaatttttcttttcattattaaAGTGAAGAGGACAATTATCTGTTCCGATAATTCTTTTTCTCTCCCCTTTTTTTTTGAAAGGAGTTTTAAGCTTATCAAATTTGGACATTTTAAGTGCATTTTTTTTTATCAAGATCGACGAAGAATACGTACTGAAactaaacaagaaaaagaaaaagatcagCCAACAAAGTCAAACTTATTTTAAGACTTTCAATTATATCACGAAACAAAACACGTTGTGCTATTAGGAGGAATACATGTGGGTTTTCATGGAGCCAGGATTGATATACGGTCGCCTATAAatcttctccttcttttttttcgttATGTTTTGTTTTTGGAAATGAGTTTTCAAGCTTATTAAAGTTTGAACGTTTTATGTAAAGTTGGTTGTTGGAGTTGTGAATATAATTATATGCATGTGAAgggactaattaatgttcaactaAAGTAAGAAAAATAAAGCGTGATCCAAATAATTATTAATGAAGAGGGAAGAAAATTCTTACATTAAACTCTGGATTTATAAGAAGTTAATAGGTTTTTGTATGTGAATGTCATGGCATTTGTGATCTGACGACAGGATTTATTCCTTGCTGGAAGCGACACGTCCGCCATAACAACAGAATGGGCAGTGGCAGAACTTCTTCGAAATCCTCAAAAGTTGCAAAAATTAAGAGAAGAAATTCTTCAACAAATAGGCATAGAAAGGCCAGTGAAAGAATCAGACATTGACAAACTTCCATACCTTCAAGCAGTTGTAAAAGAAGTCATCAGACTACACCCAGCAGCTCCATTACTCTTACCACACAAAGCTCAAGAAGACACAGAAATATTCGGTTTCATTGTGCCCAAGAACAGCCAAGTTCTCGTAAATGCATGGGCAATTGAGAGAGATCCAAAATACTGGGAAAACCCACTAGAGTTTATGCCTGAAAGATTCATCAATTCAAGTGTGGATTACAAAGGAAGGGACTTTGAGTATATACCATTCGGCGCCGGCCGGAGAATTTGTCCTGGAATGCCACTTGCTATAAGGATGGTTAATTTGATGTTGGCTTCTATTGTTCAACCATTTAGTTGGAAGTTACCAAAAGGGATGGCACCAGAGAATTTGGATATGGAGGAACAGTTCGGACTTACTTTGAGGAAGGCCATTCCTCTTCTTGCCATTCCTAGTATGGAAGAAAATAAGGCCATGATTTGAGTCTAGACATATGCTATAATTGCCTGTGTATTACCTTAATGGGATTGTCCTCATATGAGCAATGATTGTGAGAAATATACTCCACCACTATGACCGGATATCTTTACTGCAAATATCTTATCTATCTCTGTAAGGCGTAAGCTAATTAATTTTCCTTACTTTTTCTTTAGTATGTCTTGATTATCAAAATATTTCTTGGCTATTGTGTTATGTCGCGGAAAAGGCAAACCCGAAAATAATAAAGATAAAGAACATCAAATTTAAACTAGAAAAACttttcaaatcgaaggtaaaaatcaggggatcacaaagatccaaaaagctcTACTATAACAATAAGAGGATTACAAAAGTATTCCAAATTGGCTATACAACAAGTACCAAACATGGAACAATAATAGCAAcaagagcaacaactaatcaattgaagcAAGAGGAGAATGCACAAAAATAAAGCTTCTGTTCGAGGCTCGAAATCAGatgttacggacctccaaatccgatcTCCACCGTTCAGATCAAAGATCAAGATGTTACTAACACTTAGTCAAAATATCAGCCGGATTCAACGGTTAAGGAATCGGAAAATGTGATTTGAAGTTGGCTAGTCGGAATACAAATCTGCAGCAAAaacatatatttttcttttctcttctctctcttaatgaaagctctctcaaaaaccactcttatgtgcttaagttTTTCAAAGACATGTATCAATAAGAATGAAATGATTCTCTAAGGTTctcctatttatagatcatgagtggtaCTTTCtcttaaaaccaaaaccaactcTAAATAGGAATAAATACCGAATCCAATTCCGAATAGGAATGGAAACCAAAAAAGAATAGGATTAGACCATTGAGCCTTTGGTTGGACAACATGGGCATGACCCCAACAAACTCCCCCTCCAGCCAAGGGGCCAAATATGTCTTCAAATAGAGGAATTATTGACAGGCTTCATACCTGCCAATTTTCTGCAAAATTCATGTTTATCTGCAACCACCGCCTTTTTCAGCATATTCGAAGGATTGTTAGGTGTTCGTCCAGATTTTCTTTCCATAATTGGTTTTCCTATCTCATGAAGGAAAGtacaacatatttaccataattgggtttttctttttctagaaggaaaatataattcttccatatttggctagtcccttttcttgtaggaaaaggtttggagttttataaattgaagatccttccttctcattcaacaacatccacaatgtagccatatggagtttgagagtcgtgtttagggggagaattttacgggacaagtgttagtgtgtcacttgtgctTGCCTCTTTGAGAGGttattctctcgatattttgtactctctttttttatagtggattgctcatctccgcctgtggacgtaggtcaattgaccgaaccacgttaaatgtttgtatctcttttggtagatttctttttgttgtctgatttatcgtcgttcaaggtttACTTTgttagcttccgcatgacacctgacttatttcggtcctaacaaatggtatcagagcaaggttcAAGACAAGTTCATCTTGGCGGATTAAGTTCAAGCCGCAAGCTATTTGACGGTAATCATGGGTTTGtgtctgagaaatttgaccggaGTGCTACCCACGTTGAGATAAACTTTGCGGTGGAGATTTGGAAATGCGAACTGTTGAAGGCTATctgaagaaggtggatcaagtttattttgtcagaaaattcaggccaagggggagaattgtttggtgtttgtccagattttcttaccataattgattttcctatctcatgaaggaaagaacaacatatttaccataattgggtttttcttttgctagaaggaaaatataattcttccatatttggatagtcccttttcttgtaggaaaaggtttggatttctataaattgaagatcattccttctcattcagcagatccacaatgtagccatatgagatttgagagtcgtgtttagggggagaactttacgggacaagtgttagtatgTCACTtatgtttgcctcttcgtgaggttattttatcgatattttgtactctctttttatatagtggattgctcatctctgcttgtggacgtaggtcaattgatcgaaccacgttaaatatttgtaTCTCTTTTGGcagatttctcttttgttgtctgaTTTATCATCGTTCAAGGTTTACTTGTTAGCTTCTGCATGACATCTGACTTATTTCGGTCCTAACATATTGAAGGTCTAgtcagaaaaaaaaatagttgctATCATGATTTGTCTTAATAGCTTTCTGGGTTAGTTTTGTTCGTAttcctttttttcccttttttcttttgctgTGTTTGATTCTTGTTATTAAGCAGTTGATTTAAGTCTAATGCtatgaagaaatagttgatttaGGATGAACTTGAAGGGCATACTGGAGGAAGAACTTCTTGCTCTCGCATTGATCTTAATAACATTAATTTATTTGTTTGATTGATATGCAAATGGCTAATTTGAATGAATTGGTTTGATCCTTGCAATGCTTGGCATTTTACAGCTGGATAAAATTCTATTTCATGGTTTTCACTTaaaattaatttgttttttttgtcAAATTTGATGTGAACTGTAAATCATCTAGGGTACTAGAGGCTATTATATATGAAATGCATGCCGGCCTGGTGTATAAAAGAAACTCAAGTACACCGTCAATGGGAAATTGACAGACTAGGACTACATTTGTATATTAATATGATGGTGTCTCTGACACTAGCTTGGCTACATCTTTGAGGTCTATTGTTTCTTCCAAACGCACGCGCAAGTATATATGGCCGTACACGTAATAAAATGATAAGTCGAGTATCGAACTTACAGAGACTTTTATCAACTACCCACTAAATTCACCAAGATTGTTATTCAGTTGAGCCAATTCGGGTTCAAGAGTGtaattatactaaataataattttaagtagtaactaaattatcaagcagtaaaatggttattgtgtattcagtagagacaaaTATTCTAAGGTTGTGATTGATTCACCAATCCTATTGTGGTCTAGTTAATTCTCTCTTTCATAAAATTCACTCATGGTTACTAATTAATCGAATAAttgctctcatagccttctcctGAAGTACTACTTgcctattcaaaatagattaacacctatattcctatgaaatcaatctattaagaacacattaagattacgatatttaattaagcatagtcactaggtatattcctattcTAACCACAAATCCGCCCCCCTTCAGAGTTAAGATCACACTCTCTTCATTGTTCTCAATCTAAACATGACTTTCCCaagtgtgagcacatgatttttgccctaccaaagatactcctacaaaattgaagaaatagattttttccaatttgtttttcaatttttagagtttttgaagtatttttattaattttttgcatttttgtgcacatttaattttgttaaaatcatgaaaaatgtcccaaaaatgtcaaaaaatctcatgcattgcatttagattttttgttcatatttttaggattaattagttagttaattactttattaaaataaaaatcacaaaaaatatcattcatttttacatttttagtttTAATGCTAATTTAGTAATTTCCTCTTCATTAATTTAGGTTTAACTaattttatagtttttataattagataattagtttaattttgcaaattaaattaatttaggATGCATTTTAGGATTTTAACTAATTAGagaaaaataagaggaaaaagaaagaaaagaaaaataggaagaacATATTTTTTGGTCTTGTTTCTTTAAAATTGGGCTACTTTAAAACCCCGCCCAAACCACTCAGCTCAATCCCTTACCTGGTCCAGCCCTTCAGTAAcgcccaaacgatgtcgttttgccCAGCTAAATCTCAATCGTTGATCTTCAATGATCCAATGGTTGGGAACTGAGCTTCCCATTTCCATATATCTGTCCGAAAATCCCCTAACCCTCCAAAGAATCTCATCTGTCTCTCACCCCAGCCCCGAAattgaaaccctagccgcctagGATTCCCCAACCCTTCACCACCAGCCgccgcccaccggaaatcaccTCACGGCggcggcgacactccaaatctgACCAAAAGGGCGCCATGCAATCCTCACCCCCCCTTATTTCCAAATCCATCACTAGTTTTTCCTAAATTTCAACTAAATCCACCTAATTTCGGATCTGAAACCCATAAAAGGCAAACCCTAATTTCCTTTTACCTTCTCTAATTTTCGTGCAATTCCGACTCGTTTTGACCTAAATCTTACGTTAATAGATTGCTCTCAACAAGATCAATCGATTGACGACAGTTTTGAGTCATTGCGAGATCATCGGATTCGGACAAGTTCGCCGGATTCCATCTAAAATTCATCGGTTCAATTCAAATTCtttatcattacttttttttGAGTTAAAACGGGTTAAAATCTCATTTCCTCCTTCTTTAAGTACCAATTTGATTTCACCACTAATATTCCCATTTGTTTATTAATTGTGTTTTCTTCATTAGCTCTGTTTGCATCATAAGTAGatcttagtttaattttaatcagtatttagttcatttgttagCATGTTTAGGTTAATTATAATCTGTCTTAGGTTagtttaatttttagtttattgGTTTTTGCTAGGTTAGTTTGTACAATTTTACTCATATTTTTGGGTTCTAGGTTGGCCAATGAAGGCCTGATCAGTCAAGGCCTAAGTTGTATTGGGCTTGGGCCATTTGGCCATGACTTGGGCCATTTGGCCATGACATTTGGCCCAAACCTAAGAGGAATGTTTTAGAAATGTACCAGCTGTCCAGAATTTGTTGGAAAAGATGCTGAAAAATGGACAGATGTACATAATTCTCTGTCAATATGCTGTACTATCCAAAGAATTTAGGTTAGAATATTCTTTGGATGCTGTTTTTGTATGCCATATATAAAGAAAAGTTACTCTTTCATTAAGATAGATTTTCAGAACCCTAAAAAAACACTCTAAAAGTTTAGCTACTGTTTCATTAGTAGCCGAttcccttttcttcttattttagcAATAACTTAAAGAACCTCTTTGGGATTTCTGGTTCTCATAAGTCGAAAAATGTATTGAATGTGAGGATTTCTTTTTCTGAGATTTACAGCTGTTAGTTGCTGTGTTTGCTCATCTTTCATTGGCTGTTGTGAGGTTCTGGGCTAGCTATCATTGATTCaggattttattttctatttcTGGTGTTCTGTTGCTACCTGCTGCTTTTAGGTATGCCAAAACACTTTTGTATTTCTCTTTGAAGTATAATAATGAGGTTCTTTAGTTGGCTGATTCCATGACTATGCCTATTGTTTGAGTTCTTTTGTATTTGTTTTGCTACATGTGTTGCCTATGTTTCTCTGTTAGCATCAGCTATTAATATCAACTCTTTCTTTACTTAATCATtagttgattttttttaaaagttaagACTATTCCAGTTCAGATGCTGTTGATATTTGTTCATCCTGCTGGAGCATGTTAGTAGTCAACATTTAACCTTTTTATGATACATTTAGTCATATAACTCTTGGTCTCATAAAAATTTGTATTAAAGCCATAACTAGTGATGTGCTTAACATGAAAAATAGAGGTTTGGGGAGCTTGAGCAACTACATGCCAAAGTCTGAATTCCATATGTTAAAATGGAGCTTTTAATTTCATGAAGTAAAGGTTCAATGTGTAGAATCGAGCATTTTGTTATAAAAAGGGGGCTACGGGCCCCATTCGTGATGCTACAGAATGCCAAAaatgtcatttttatttttatttttttagtaacTGACATTCCTATTAGATTTTCATTGTAATATAAACTCTTTAGTTATGTATTCCGTGAAATTTAGTAGAATTATTTAGTCATAGTTAGATTCTAGTAAAACTTGATTATATTTGGCTTGTGGGGTGATTTAATGACTCAACATGTTTCCCTAGTATTATTAAACTAGCATTTATTTCTTATTTAGTTGAATGTATTCATGACTTTGGAAACTCTGCATTGTCCTTCAATATTTCTCTATTACTGATGCATGTCAAGGTTTGAAACATTCATTAGACGTCAAAATGTAGATTTCTTTCAATTTCACTGATTTCTTAAAGGTAAATATGAAGGTGAGTCACAAAGTAATTAAGGAAATATGATTCCTCGTGATTCTTGGACTGGGCCTGTTGAAATTCGATTTAGGCAGACTAGCATTCACTCATCTGTCACATAGCCTAGCAAGGCTCTATTGGGCTGGAAATCCAAAGCCCACGAAGGGCCAGTTTTATTATGAGTTAAAGGGCCTGAATCATTTCAACTCTTCTTTATTATGTTTGGTCAATTAGAAATCAGGGCAGCCGTGATCAAAAGCAGGCATGTCAAGGCCTTTGAGTTTCTTTTTGCTTCTGGGCTAAATTCTGAGCCTAATGCCGCTTCAACGCTGATTTGTCCTTGACCAAGTAACCAAAGGGCTACTGCCATCCCAATTCCCTTATCCAAAATGATTAAAGGTCCAACACATATACCCCAAGCATGTATATAATTAGTAGCTTTATATTGAacttcaaattagttttaaatatgaacatccgtagtttgttttagttgagtataatcctttgaaataaattgaggcgtgccatccGCAAATGAATCCCATAATCTATGTCCCTCACATTAATGCAAAAACTAGTGTGGAAAAGACTTTGAATATTCTTAACTAGTGCAGAAAATACtttgaacattcgtagtttgctttaggcgcatttatAATGAAATTAttatagctacgggtacggttcccgtgacgtagttgtgatatataatttccaaatccgggggtacatttatgtgacccggccacaatttctaataatgttaataaattaaacatattgtagatcgtgggtacggttccctgACACAATTCGCAATGTGTATCAAACAAaaaagtgtacgacaatcgtaacttgttccagaataattccataaatagtTAAAAGCAgtcaaaagttaaaatgcacaatagATTTAAAATGTGTAGTAAAtgaataattaggccaattattattaGTTAAAGCGACCTTGCtcgaaccacggaatccgggaatgcctaacaccttctcccgggttaacataattccttatctagaatttctggtttcgcagacttttaaataaagtcaaaattctcctcgatttgggatttaaaaataaaccggtgacttgggacaccaaataaactattccaagtggccactctaaaaattaaataaaatattgcCATTTCGATTTATGtgactttaattggaaaaactctcttatgtCCCCCTCAGGTgtcaaaaggaggtgtgactactctgacgactctgctggggatcaaaaaACCCAGAACTTCCAGTTCAGAGTTCAAGAATTCGTGCTTAAAATAACTTTTataattggcttttatttattatctgatttttattacatgtttgggctaaatgttgccttttaccgctttgatattatttgaactgtatataaattgctgcGAAACCCCTCTTTTCTAATCTTCTAGGAAGTGCACGCtgcgtgacttcttttctattagtGTTATACGCTAATTTAGAACGAGGAACGGATCAGTTACAAAGCTGggtggccttttggttcccggtatgtAGCCTCGCCTCgtctcgagttgtccgctcaggtaagccgggtctagaacaatatacctaggttgtaaacctagaataatgcagcctcatgtcggatccctagtaggaactcttgtttgcatcatgtgcatttgactttggggactcagcacaggggttgggtccatctagaacaggtgtacccaaaaatcaaaagaccatcctgatgcatttttacgtgctacttgtacaattatttgcttcggtttgcatgttgaccggtttctagaATAgggagaaaattggaaaaaatcaaATTGAGGTATGAGAGAGATAATTACCCGCCTTTAAAAAATCTGATGtccaaaatataccgaaactctacagaaattttgaaaaaaaaagaagggaaaattgtttcaaaatacttcatgttttctgttgcgtcaaaattgaccgaacttCGCGGGTtttattctcaccggatgtgaaatacgtaggcaaacctcattggGTCCAGCCACATTTTTGCAAAATAACCCAATTTTTTTGAAAATGTCATCATTGTTGTCATAAATAAAGTGGGTGAAGTCATTTTTGTCTAAATAGTCGAACGTCTCGACGGGGCGTCGGAAGGCCATTTTTGCAAGAATACCCACCGACGGTTTCTTTGCCAAATGTTTTTGCCACCTAGCAAACATAGCCCTAAAATCTTCCCTTTTGAAGTGTTGAAGGGTCGTATTTGCAAAAGTAGCcgtatttatttgaattttgcaAAATGACCCTTTTTTATCAGCCTTAATAAAATTCCCTTTGTTTTAAACCAATCACCTTaatctaaatgtgcagaatgagcacgaatCAAAATTTACCAATGAAGGTTATGACCAAGATTCCGTTGGAACTacacatgtggtgggaagatttggGTAAGCAAGGACGAGACATGGTCAACCATTACTTAGGGGCGCTCACCGGATTACTAAAGATCAGGCCTAGGGGAGACATAATAAAAGCACTGATGACATTTTAGGACCCAGCTCACAACGTTTTGCATTTCTCGGACTTCGAACTCAcacctactttggaggagatagtgGGTTATGCCGGGAGTACCAAGGGTCTAAGACATAAATACCTGGTCGCTCCAAGGGCCGTCAcccctcacaagtttctggatttgctaaaaataagTAGGCAGGTCCAGTATGCAGATTTGGCGGGTGGGTTTTCCACTCTACACTTCATATACCAACGGTATGGACATATGATGGGATTTGAAAACTCGGAAAGCAGAATCTGTAGTAAATGGAACCGACCAAAGTGGGAAGAGCATAGATGCTTCGCTTTTATGGTGACATTCTTAGGTCTTCTAGAGTTTCCTAGGAAGGATGAGAATATTGATTTACGGGTAGCCGGCGTCATCAATACTTTGATTACTAATGCCAAGAGCATCCTCGCACCTATGATAGTatcagaaatattccgagctctcacagcttgcaaagTCGAGGTAGATGTTTTTGAAGGGTGTAATATTTTACAAGAAATGTGG encodes the following:
- the LOC104227318 gene encoding geraniol 8-hydroxylase-like, which translates into the protein MELHTILLLCISLFCWFFFKTYLHSKSRKLPPGPTGFPIIGSLLELGSKPHHSLANLAKIHGPLMTLKLGSVTTIVASSPETAKEILQKHDKTLSARTVTDAITAQPNPEATLAWVTGDKWRNRRRICSTQMFTNRRLDSLQEIRHKKVAQLVNHMRKQCQSGAAVDIGRVTFATTLNLMSSTIFSIDLVDPEFQTVQEFMDLVGIIMEDSVKPNLSDYFPFIRWLDLQGVKRHIKPAYLRLHEIFDQVIEKRVEDRASGMKKTCDFLDVLLDQCEEEGSGFDRQTIKPLILDLFLAGSDTSAITTEWAVAELLRNPQKLQKLREEILQQIGIERPVKESDIDKLPYLQAVVKEVIRLHPAAPLLLPHKAQEDTEIFGFIVPKNSQVLVNAWAIERDPKYWENPLEFMPERFINSSVDYKGRDFEYIPFGAGRRICPGMPLAIRMVNLMLASIVQPFSWKLPKGMAPENLDMEEQFGLTLRKAIPLLAIPSMEENKAMI